One genomic window of Thermithiobacillus plumbiphilus includes the following:
- a CDS encoding HugZ family protein — MNPSENPAGQARQIVRSHAVGALSTLSVAMEGFPFGSVATYVLDHQAQPVFLLSDLAQHSRNIKHDPRSSLLVLESGAEEGVLARGRVTLVGETSVFEPDAHLRARYLRYFPEAAGFMETHDFRFYRMDVARVRFIGGFGRIHWIEGAAYQATMLDELAAAEAGALAHMNADHQQALRDYCRFYHGIEASGEVRMLGIDAEGFDLLCKGRRLRCQFPAPIQAAGEMRGVLVEMARTARQDAEG; from the coding sequence ATGAATCCGTCAGAGAATCCCGCTGGGCAGGCAAGACAGATCGTGCGCAGCCATGCCGTGGGCGCCCTGTCCACCCTATCTGTCGCCATGGAAGGTTTTCCCTTTGGCTCGGTAGCCACCTATGTTCTGGATCATCAGGCGCAACCGGTGTTCCTGCTGTCCGACCTCGCTCAGCATAGCCGCAATATCAAGCATGACCCGCGATCGAGTCTGCTGGTGCTGGAATCGGGCGCGGAGGAAGGCGTACTGGCCCGGGGCCGGGTAACGCTGGTCGGTGAAACCAGCGTCTTCGAGCCTGACGCACACCTGCGCGCGCGTTATCTGCGTTATTTCCCGGAAGCTGCGGGATTCATGGAAACCCACGATTTCCGGTTCTACCGCATGGATGTGGCGCGGGTGCGTTTTATCGGCGGGTTCGGCCGGATTCACTGGATAGAAGGCGCTGCCTATCAGGCCACCATGCTTGATGAACTGGCTGCAGCGGAGGCGGGGGCGCTGGCGCACATGAATGCAGATCATCAGCAAGCCCTGCGGGATTATTGCCGGTTTTATCATGGCATCGAAGCCAGCGGGGAAGTTCGTATGCTGGGAATCGATGCGGAAGGCTTCGATCTGCTGTGCAAGGGGCGCCGCCTGCGCTGTCAGTTTCCAGCGCCGATCCAGGCGGCGGGCGAGATGCGTGGCGTGCTGGTTGAAATGGCGCGTACCGCGCGCCAGGACGCCGAGGGATAG
- the glgC gene encoding glucose-1-phosphate adenylyltransferase: MLMPDSARFVSILTQNTVALILAGGRGSRLKQLTDWRAKPAVPFGGKFRIIDFPLSNCLNSGIRKIGVVTQYKAHSLIQHIQRGWGFLRGEFGEFVEIMPAQQRLAESWYKGTADAVYQNIDILRSYHPKFVLVLAGDHIYKMDYGQMLASHVNSQADLTVGCIEMPANESTSFGVMTVDEKDRITGFQEKPKDPTPIPGQPDRILASMGIYVFNADFLYEQLIRDAQESESQHDFGINLIPHIASRYKVQAHRFGNQRHDESGFLSNYWRDVGTVDAYWEANMELTRVTPELSLYDRNWPIWTYQEQLPPAKFIFDEEDRRGMATDSMISGGCIVSGARVRNSLLFSNVIVESGAQIDEAVILPNVRIAENARLRRVIIDKGTLIPAGLVVGEDPEEDARRFHRSEKGITLITPEMLGQPLHAAPR, encoded by the coding sequence ATGCTCATGCCGGATTCCGCACGTTTCGTCAGTATCCTCACACAAAACACCGTAGCCCTGATTCTCGCTGGAGGGCGCGGCAGCCGACTCAAGCAACTCACCGACTGGCGCGCCAAGCCAGCCGTCCCCTTCGGTGGCAAGTTTCGCATCATCGACTTTCCATTGTCCAATTGTCTGAACTCCGGCATCCGCAAGATCGGCGTGGTCACCCAGTACAAGGCGCACAGCCTCATTCAGCACATCCAGCGGGGCTGGGGATTCCTGCGCGGTGAGTTCGGCGAGTTCGTCGAGATCATGCCCGCCCAGCAACGCCTGGCGGAAAGCTGGTACAAGGGAACGGCAGACGCCGTTTATCAGAATATCGACATCCTGCGTTCCTATCACCCGAAATTCGTGCTGGTGCTGGCCGGTGACCACATCTACAAGATGGATTATGGCCAGATGCTGGCCAGCCATGTGAATTCACAGGCGGACCTGACCGTTGGCTGCATCGAGATGCCTGCCAATGAAAGCACCTCCTTCGGGGTCATGACCGTGGATGAAAAAGACCGCATCACGGGATTCCAGGAAAAGCCGAAAGATCCAACCCCGATCCCGGGCCAGCCGGATCGCATCCTTGCCAGCATGGGCATCTATGTCTTCAATGCGGATTTTCTCTATGAGCAACTGATTCGCGATGCCCAGGAATCCGAGTCACAGCATGACTTTGGCATCAATCTGATCCCGCACATTGCCTCCAGATACAAGGTCCAGGCCCATCGGTTCGGCAACCAGCGGCATGACGAAAGCGGATTCCTCTCCAATTACTGGCGCGACGTGGGTACCGTGGATGCCTATTGGGAGGCCAACATGGAGCTGACGCGTGTCACGCCCGAGCTGAGCCTCTATGATCGCAACTGGCCCATCTGGACCTATCAGGAACAGTTGCCGCCAGCGAAGTTCATCTTCGACGAAGAGGACCGACGCGGCATGGCCACCGACTCGATGATCTCGGGCGGCTGCATCGTCAGCGGCGCGAGGGTGCGGAACTCACTGCTGTTTTCCAATGTCATCGTGGAGAGTGGCGCCCAAATAGATGAGGCGGTCATTCTGCCCAATGTGCGGATTGCCGAGAACGCCAGATTGCGGCGGGTGATCATCGACAAGGGCACGCTGATCCCGGCCGGGCTGGTGGTTGGAGAAGATCCGGAAGAGGATGCGCGTCGATTCCACCGATCCGAAAAGGGCATCACGCTGATCACCCCGGAGATGCTGGGTCAACCACTGCATGCAGCGCCCCGCTAG
- the zwf gene encoding glucose-6-phosphate dehydrogenase has protein sequence MIEGACHFVIFGSTGNLATKKLLPALYHLEQAGRLPPDLTFFAFGRREWDTAAWNAHMQEVLQKRLRNFDAALFGKFCKRFSYVRGELDNADSYQELAYRLGKTEITTPSNTIFYLAIKPTEFGEVVSNLGAVGLNKDKGKHRIVIEKPFGDDLESALMLNERLHKYFNEDQIYRIDHYMGKETVQNLIVFRFANLMIEPLWNRNFIDHVQITVAEDIGIENRADYYDRAGALRDMIQNHLMQLLTLVAMEPPAALEADAVRDEKVKVLRSIRPIPRRAIHAQALRAQYGPGHINGQGVAGYQEEPGVEANSVTETYVALKLYIDNWRWRGVPFYLRTGKRLAKQASGIALRFRQPPQQLFRETPIESIEPNWITFSIQPTETIKAELQVRLPGLEMDTRTAHLNASYRMDSEQPLDAYEALLLDVVEGDRTLFIRFDEVEWAWRVVDPILKNWSQEREFIHTYPAGSWGPPEAARLFDSEDQSWRNEF, from the coding sequence ATGATCGAAGGCGCCTGCCATTTCGTGATCTTTGGTTCCACGGGCAATCTGGCTACCAAGAAGCTGCTCCCTGCCCTTTATCACCTGGAACAGGCCGGCCGGCTGCCGCCGGACCTGACCTTTTTCGCTTTCGGCCGGCGCGAGTGGGACACTGCTGCCTGGAATGCCCACATGCAGGAGGTACTCCAGAAGCGGCTCAGGAACTTCGATGCCGCCTTGTTTGGCAAATTTTGCAAGCGCTTCAGCTATGTCCGCGGCGAGCTCGATAATGCCGATTCCTATCAGGAGCTTGCCTATCGCCTGGGGAAGACGGAAATCACCACGCCGAGCAACACTATCTTTTACCTGGCTATCAAGCCCACGGAATTTGGCGAGGTGGTCAGCAATCTCGGTGCCGTAGGCCTCAACAAGGACAAGGGCAAGCATCGCATCGTCATCGAAAAGCCCTTTGGCGATGACCTGGAAAGCGCGCTGATGTTGAACGAACGCCTGCACAAATACTTCAACGAGGACCAGATCTACCGCATCGATCACTACATGGGCAAGGAAACGGTGCAGAATCTCATCGTATTCCGCTTCGCCAATCTCATGATCGAGCCGCTATGGAACCGCAACTTCATCGATCACGTGCAGATCACCGTGGCCGAGGACATCGGCATCGAGAACCGGGCGGATTACTACGACCGCGCCGGCGCCCTGCGCGACATGATCCAGAACCACCTGATGCAGCTCCTGACCCTAGTGGCCATGGAGCCTCCGGCGGCCCTGGAGGCCGATGCCGTGCGCGATGAAAAGGTGAAGGTGCTACGCTCCATCCGGCCCATCCCGCGTCGCGCCATTCACGCCCAGGCCCTGCGCGCGCAGTATGGTCCGGGCCACATCAATGGCCAGGGGGTGGCAGGCTACCAGGAAGAGCCAGGTGTCGAAGCTAACTCCGTCACCGAGACTTACGTCGCCCTGAAACTGTATATCGACAACTGGCGCTGGCGTGGCGTGCCCTTTTATCTGCGCACCGGCAAGCGCCTGGCCAAGCAGGCTTCGGGCATTGCCCTCCGTTTCAGGCAACCGCCCCAGCAATTGTTCCGTGAAACCCCCATCGAGAGCATCGAACCGAACTGGATCACTTTTTCCATCCAGCCCACGGAAACCATCAAAGCAGAGTTGCAGGTACGCCTGCCGGGCCTGGAAATGGATACCCGCACCGCACACTTGAATGCCTCCTATCGCATGGACAGCGAACAGCCGCTGGATGCCTACGAGGCCTTGCTGCTGGATGTCGTCGAGGGTGATCGCACCCTGTTCATCCGCTTCGACGAGGTGGAATGGGCCTGGCGGGTGGTGGATCCCATTCTCAAGAACTGGTCGCAGGAACGCGAATTCATCCACACCTATCCTGCCGGATCCTGGGGGCCGCCAGAGGCCGCAAGGCTCTTTGACAGTGAGGATCAGAGCTGGCGCAACGAGTTCTGA
- a CDS encoding glycoside hydrolase family 57 protein, translated as MSPERKLKVVFCWHMHQPEYRQMSSGDFALPWTYLHALKDYTDMAWHLEQVPGARAVVNFVPILLDQLADYCQQFENGNFRDPLLRALALPDLGTLGQDDRRQLLSSCFRANQEHLIDPFPGYRHLQQLYQHTVESDADSLEYLSVQYFADLVTWYHLAWTGETVRRSHPEIISLMAKGHGFTPADRQQLIHIYGQVFADLIPRYRRLADSGKIELSTTPYFHPILPLLQDLKVAAESLDAPLPAREAYPGGIERARWHLEAAKQSHRELFGHEVTGMWPAEGGVSDATLHLMAHEGLQWAATGEGVLANSLRRQIEGELPDRVEYLYQPYRVSDGRAGICCFFRDDRLSDLIGFEYSRWFGRDAVDHFVHELEKIRELSADQPDPVVSIILDGENAWEYYPYNGFYFLSGLYQRLAEHPGIEMSTYRDYLVNSQAPCPASLDKVVAGSWVYGTFSTWIGSPDKNRAWELLCDAKSAFDAVIARGELNPAQLTPALHQLAICEGSDWFWWFGDYNPDDTVRDFDALYRANLANLYRLIKLPVPRVLEDTISVGAGHPASGGVMRPGQVH; from the coding sequence ATGTCACCTGAGCGCAAGCTGAAGGTCGTTTTCTGTTGGCACATGCACCAACCCGAGTACCGACAGATGAGCAGTGGCGATTTTGCCCTGCCCTGGACCTATCTGCACGCCCTCAAGGATTACACCGACATGGCCTGGCACCTGGAGCAGGTGCCGGGTGCCCGGGCCGTGGTCAATTTCGTGCCTATCCTGCTCGACCAGCTCGCGGATTACTGCCAGCAATTTGAAAACGGCAACTTTCGCGATCCCCTGCTCAGGGCTTTGGCCCTGCCGGATCTCGGCACTCTCGGTCAGGATGACAGAAGGCAGCTTCTATCGAGCTGCTTTCGCGCCAACCAGGAACATCTGATTGATCCCTTTCCGGGCTACCGTCACCTGCAGCAGCTTTATCAGCATACCGTGGAGAGCGATGCGGACAGCCTGGAGTATCTGTCTGTTCAATATTTTGCGGATCTGGTCACCTGGTATCACCTTGCCTGGACCGGCGAGACCGTGCGCCGCAGTCATCCTGAAATCATCTCGCTCATGGCCAAGGGCCATGGATTCACGCCAGCGGACCGGCAGCAGCTCATCCACATCTACGGACAGGTATTCGCGGACCTGATCCCGCGCTACCGGCGGCTCGCGGATTCAGGGAAGATAGAGCTTTCGACAACACCTTATTTTCATCCCATTCTACCCTTGTTGCAGGATCTCAAAGTTGCAGCGGAAAGCCTGGATGCCCCGCTCCCGGCAAGGGAGGCCTATCCTGGAGGCATCGAGCGCGCCCGCTGGCATCTCGAGGCAGCAAAACAGTCTCATCGTGAGCTGTTCGGGCATGAAGTTACCGGCATGTGGCCGGCCGAGGGCGGGGTGTCGGATGCCACCTTGCATCTGATGGCCCATGAGGGTCTGCAATGGGCCGCCACCGGTGAGGGTGTGCTTGCCAACAGTCTGCGCCGGCAGATAGAAGGTGAACTGCCGGATCGGGTTGAGTATCTGTATCAGCCCTATCGTGTGAGTGATGGGAGGGCTGGCATCTGTTGCTTCTTCCGCGACGACAGGCTGTCCGATTTGATCGGCTTCGAGTATTCCCGCTGGTTTGGCCGGGATGCGGTGGATCATTTCGTGCATGAGCTTGAAAAGATCCGGGAACTCAGCGCGGATCAACCGGATCCGGTGGTCTCCATCATCCTCGATGGCGAGAATGCCTGGGAATATTACCCCTACAACGGCTTTTACTTTCTGTCGGGTCTCTACCAGCGCCTGGCCGAGCATCCCGGCATCGAAATGAGCACCTACCGTGATTATCTGGTCAATTCGCAAGCACCCTGCCCAGCCAGCCTGGACAAGGTTGTCGCCGGGAGCTGGGTTTACGGGACATTCAGCACCTGGATCGGCTCGCCGGACAAGAATCGCGCCTGGGAACTGCTCTGCGATGCCAAATCCGCATTCGACGCAGTCATTGCCCGGGGCGAACTCAATCCAGCGCAGCTTACCCCGGCCCTGCACCAGCTTGCCATCTGCGAAGGGTCGGACTGGTTCTGGTGGTTTGGAGACTATAATCCGGATGATACGGTACGGGATTTCGACGCACTCTATCGTGCCAATCTGGCGAACCTGTATCGTTTGATCAAGTTACCTGTCCCCAGGGTGCTTGAAGACACGATCAGTGTCGGCGCCGGGCACCCCGCATCAGGTGGTGTCATGCGTCCTGGTCAGGTTCACTGA
- a CDS encoding DUF948 domain-containing protein gives MDNELAWGIITISMIIFLLVGLVATLLGLKTLNAANRLLQRVENEVGPRSAQVHQLLGKVQSFSGSADDKVRLVGKALHGVDLVAHKSMQGLYMAGENMGKSSLVLVGAKFLYNRHQSKRRNKAKRLLQKATATLD, from the coding sequence ATGGATAACGAACTGGCCTGGGGCATCATCACGATCTCGATGATCATCTTTCTGCTGGTAGGCCTGGTTGCCACCCTGCTGGGTCTCAAGACTCTGAATGCGGCCAACCGCCTGTTGCAGCGGGTTGAAAACGAAGTTGGCCCGCGCAGCGCGCAGGTGCATCAACTGCTGGGCAAGGTGCAATCCTTTAGCGGCAGCGCCGACGACAAGGTCAGGCTGGTCGGCAAGGCCCTTCATGGCGTTGATCTCGTGGCGCACAAGTCGATGCAGGGTCTGTACATGGCCGGCGAGAATATGGGCAAGAGCAGCCTGGTCCTGGTAGGAGCAAAGTTCCTCTACAACCGCCATCAGTCGAAACGGCGCAACAAGGCCAAACGACTGCTGCAGAAGGCTACGGCTACGCTCGACTAG
- a CDS encoding ROK family protein produces the protein MSKPLFLGIDVGGTNLRLGVYEDCTLRWDVRVPALLSELFRRADSPAAATSQLLDLLKAGIDQALHAQPGIQGIGIGFPGFISPKTHCLSQSPNMPGLHDWDMVTPLRAHSGLPVYLENDALAAAYGEYALTGGMVENMIFMGLGTGVGGGLILGRSPFPGEHGVAMEVGHIIVDPGGRLCGCGNKGCLEQYASATGIQNSYAAAVPGERLNTKQIAERAAQGDVHALAAFQLAGDTLGYALANMLKVLDLEYVVIGGGVAAAWDLFYPALRQRLEADLIPALRGKIRVEASRSEDRAGILGAAMLAARLLPGTGAA, from the coding sequence ATGAGCAAGCCCCTGTTTCTTGGCATCGATGTAGGTGGCACCAATCTGCGTCTGGGTGTTTATGAGGACTGCACGCTGCGCTGGGATGTCCGCGTGCCCGCCCTGCTGTCCGAACTCTTCAGACGGGCAGATAGTCCTGCAGCGGCAACCAGCCAATTGCTGGATCTGCTCAAGGCGGGCATCGATCAGGCCCTGCATGCCCAACCCGGGATACAGGGCATCGGTATCGGCTTTCCGGGCTTCATTTCCCCGAAAACCCATTGCCTCAGCCAATCGCCCAATATGCCTGGACTACACGACTGGGATATGGTGACGCCATTGCGCGCCCATTCTGGGCTGCCGGTCTATCTGGAAAACGACGCGCTGGCAGCCGCTTATGGTGAATATGCGCTTACCGGCGGCATGGTCGAGAATATGATTTTCATGGGGCTGGGTACGGGGGTGGGTGGTGGCCTGATACTGGGGCGCTCGCCCTTCCCGGGTGAACATGGGGTGGCCATGGAGGTCGGTCATATCATCGTGGACCCCGGTGGCAGGCTTTGTGGCTGCGGTAACAAGGGCTGCCTGGAACAATACGCCTCTGCCACCGGCATCCAGAACAGCTATGCCGCGGCAGTGCCGGGCGAGCGGCTCAATACAAAGCAGATCGCCGAACGCGCAGCACAGGGGGACGTGCATGCACTTGCTGCCTTCCAGCTCGCGGGCGATACCCTTGGGTATGCCCTGGCGAACATGCTCAAGGTGCTCGATCTTGAATATGTCGTGATCGGGGGTGGTGTAGCCGCGGCCTGGGATCTATTCTATCCGGCGCTCCGGCAGCGTCTGGAGGCGGATCTGATCCCGGCGCTCAGAGGGAAGATTCGCGTCGAAGCATCGCGTAGCGAGGACCGCGCGGGGATTCTTGGTGCGGCCATGCTGGCCGCAAGACTCCTGCCCGGCACGGGAGCAGCTTGA
- the glgB gene encoding 1,4-alpha-glucan branching protein GlgB, with protein MDSQLQAIIDARHHDPFSFLGQHQHQKKWIIRTFLPHASRVEVAGPAGWEPLERRHPAGLFELVRPEALSRPYRLRWEADGHLHESFDPYCFSPEISAFDLHLFAEGRLWEAYRTLGGHVVEQEGIHGVRFAVWAPNAERVSVVGDFNRWDGRVHPMYSHGSSGVWELFIPGLEPGARYKFEIRNRHSGAVFLKTDPYGSRFEHRPGTAAEVFSSHYDWQDGQWMQARASWDWQTTPISCYEVHLGSWRRGEGGRTLSYREIVDQIIPYVKEMGYTHIELMPVAEHPLDESWGYQVTGYFAPTSRHGSPDDFRDFVDRCHQAGIGIILDWVPGHFPKDAWALARFDGTALYEHEDPRLGEHQDWGTYIFNYGRNEVRSFLLANAHYWLSEFHIDGLRVDAVASMLYLDYSRKAGEWLPNRFGGRENIEAIDFLRDMNVFVHERHPGAVTIAEESTAWPMVSRPTYIGGLGFSMKWNMGWMNDTLRYMSQDPIHRQYHHNEITFSQIYAYNENFVLPLSHDEVVHGKRSLLDKMPGDAWQKFANLRLLFTYQYTHPGKKLNFMGNEIGQGAEWQVSGSVHWDLLSRHWHEGIQRLSRDLNHLYMREPALHEQDFSQQGFQWIDSNDAHHSVLAYLRRDTAGEILVVVLNFTPVPRPNYRIGVPQGGTYAVIFNSDSGYYAGSNAGNGGTLQADSQEWMGFPYSLCLDLPPLAGLILKPQQEG; from the coding sequence ATGGATTCCCAGCTTCAGGCAATCATCGACGCAAGGCACCACGATCCCTTTTCCTTCCTTGGCCAGCACCAGCATCAGAAAAAATGGATCATCCGGACTTTTCTTCCGCATGCCAGCCGGGTGGAGGTGGCGGGACCTGCTGGGTGGGAGCCGCTCGAAAGGCGGCATCCGGCAGGCTTGTTTGAACTGGTCCGGCCTGAGGCACTGAGCAGGCCATATCGATTGCGCTGGGAAGCTGACGGTCATCTCCACGAATCCTTCGATCCCTATTGCTTTTCTCCAGAGATATCCGCTTTCGATCTGCATCTCTTTGCCGAGGGCCGACTTTGGGAAGCATACAGGACCTTGGGTGGCCATGTCGTGGAGCAAGAGGGTATCCATGGCGTCCGCTTCGCCGTCTGGGCGCCGAATGCCGAACGGGTCAGCGTGGTGGGTGACTTCAATCGCTGGGATGGCCGCGTGCATCCGATGTACTCGCATGGCAGCAGCGGGGTCTGGGAACTATTCATTCCTGGCCTGGAACCCGGCGCACGCTACAAGTTCGAGATCCGCAACCGCCATTCGGGGGCCGTTTTCCTCAAGACCGACCCTTATGGCAGCCGGTTCGAGCACCGGCCCGGCACCGCCGCCGAGGTCTTTTCCAGCCATTACGACTGGCAGGACGGGCAGTGGATGCAGGCACGTGCCAGTTGGGACTGGCAGACCACGCCGATTTCCTGCTATGAGGTGCATCTGGGTTCCTGGCGGCGAGGGGAGGGTGGGCGTACACTGAGCTATCGGGAAATCGTCGACCAGATCATCCCATACGTCAAGGAGATGGGTTACACGCATATTGAGCTCATGCCCGTTGCTGAACATCCGCTGGATGAGTCCTGGGGCTATCAGGTGACGGGCTATTTTGCGCCGACCAGCCGCCATGGCAGCCCGGATGATTTCCGCGACTTTGTGGACCGCTGCCATCAGGCCGGCATCGGCATCATCCTCGACTGGGTGCCGGGCCATTTCCCAAAGGATGCCTGGGCGCTGGCGCGATTCGATGGCACGGCCCTCTATGAACATGAAGACCCTCGCCTGGGTGAGCATCAGGACTGGGGGACCTACATTTTCAACTATGGCCGCAACGAGGTCAGGAGCTTCCTGCTCGCCAACGCGCATTACTGGCTTTCCGAGTTTCACATCGACGGCCTGCGGGTGGATGCCGTGGCCTCCATGCTCTATCTCGATTATTCCCGCAAGGCGGGGGAGTGGCTGCCCAACCGCTTTGGCGGGCGCGAAAATATCGAGGCCATCGATTTCCTGCGTGACATGAACGTCTTCGTGCACGAGCGCCATCCGGGCGCGGTGACCATTGCCGAGGAGTCCACCGCCTGGCCCATGGTCTCGCGCCCGACCTACATTGGCGGGCTGGGCTTCAGCATGAAGTGGAACATGGGCTGGATGAACGATACCTTGCGCTACATGAGCCAGGACCCGATTCACCGGCAGTATCATCACAACGAGATCACCTTCAGCCAGATCTACGCCTATAACGAGAATTTCGTGCTGCCGCTCTCGCATGACGAAGTGGTCCATGGCAAGCGCTCGCTGCTGGACAAGATGCCGGGCGACGCCTGGCAGAAGTTTGCCAATCTGCGACTGCTCTTTACTTACCAATACACCCATCCGGGCAAGAAGCTCAATTTCATGGGCAACGAAATCGGACAGGGGGCTGAATGGCAGGTATCGGGCAGCGTGCATTGGGATCTGCTCTCACGACATTGGCACGAGGGCATCCAGCGGCTTTCCCGCGACCTGAATCATCTGTACATGCGCGAACCCGCCCTGCATGAGCAGGACTTCTCGCAGCAGGGATTCCAGTGGATCGACAGCAATGATGCGCATCATTCGGTGCTGGCTTACCTACGACGCGACACCGCCGGCGAGATCCTCGTCGTGGTATTGAACTTTACGCCCGTGCCGCGTCCAAATTATCGTATCGGCGTACCACAGGGCGGGACCTATGCCGTGATCTTCAACAGCGACTCAGGCTATTACGCGGGCAGCAATGCCGGCAATGGTGGCACGCTGCAGGCAGACAGTCAGGAATGGATGGGTTTTCCCTATTCCCTTTGCCTGGATTTACCACCACTCGCAGGATTGATTCTAAAACCACAACAGGAGGGGTAG
- the pgl gene encoding 6-phosphogluconolactonase encodes MQTATEQLRRWHLYPDADMLVRHAAAAIGRIAHEALSTHGDFHLVLAGGSTPIAIYKALRELDTDWSAWHLYWGDERCLPINEAERNSRMAFEAWLDHVPVLASQVHPMPAELGAEAAASAYARLLTEAKRLDLIHLGLGEDGHTASLFPDHDWGEATDAPLVLPVHDSPKPPPDRVSMSARALSQSPQVFMYVTGKGKRDAIRRWRAGDNIPASAIKPAQGIDIWLDEAAWPG; translated from the coding sequence ATGCAGACCGCGACTGAGCAGCTACGACGCTGGCATCTGTATCCGGATGCCGACATGCTGGTCCGGCATGCCGCAGCCGCCATCGGGCGTATTGCGCATGAAGCCCTTTCCACTCACGGAGATTTCCATCTGGTGCTGGCCGGCGGCAGCACGCCCATTGCCATTTACAAGGCGCTGCGCGAGCTGGACACCGACTGGTCTGCCTGGCACCTCTACTGGGGTGATGAACGCTGCCTGCCGATCAATGAGGCCGAGCGCAACAGCCGCATGGCCTTTGAGGCCTGGCTGGATCATGTGCCTGTTCTCGCCTCACAGGTCCACCCCATGCCTGCGGAACTCGGTGCCGAAGCCGCCGCGAGTGCATATGCCAGGCTGCTGACCGAGGCAAAACGGCTGGATCTCATTCATCTGGGGCTTGGCGAGGACGGCCATACCGCCAGCCTGTTTCCAGATCACGACTGGGGCGAGGCAACGGATGCACCGCTGGTGTTGCCGGTGCACGACTCGCCCAAGCCGCCGCCAGACCGGGTCAGCATGAGCGCGCGCGCCCTGAGCCAGTCGCCACAGGTTTTCATGTATGTGACGGGTAAAGGCAAGCGGGATGCCATCAGGCGCTGGCGCGCCGGGGATAACATTCCGGCCAGTGCCATCAAGCCAGCCCAAGGTATCGACATCTGGCTGGATGAGGCGGCCTGGCCGGGATAA